From the genome of Adhaeribacter pallidiroseus:
AGGCCCGGGCCTTGTTTCAATAAATTAATGGGTATGAAAATAGGAATTGCCGCGGATCACGCCGGCTTTGAACAAAAACAACAGTTGATTACACAGTTGCGCCAAGCTAAGTACGAAGTAACGGATTATGGTGCTCACGAGTACAACGCCCAAGACGATTACCCGGACATAATTATACCATTAGCCCAAGCCATTGCGAGCCAGGAAGTAGAGCGGGGTATTGCCGTTTGCGGCAGTGGGGTGGGGGTGTCGGTAGCAGCCAATAAATTTGCTGGTGTACGGGCGGCTTTAATTACCGAAAGCTATTCCGCACACCAAGGTGTGGAGCACGACGATTTAAATTTACTATGCCTGGGTGGCCGTGTAATCGGCCCTATGTTGATCTGGGAAATTGTGCAGGCTTACTTAAAAGCTCAATTTCAAAAAGAAGAACGGTTTCACCGCCGTTTAGATAAAGTAATTGCTTTAGAAAAAAAGAATCTATCATGAAAAGTTCTCTTGCTCAAGTTTCATCTTTTGGCCAGAGCATCTGGCTGGATTACATACGCCGCAACTTTATTGCTTCTGGCGAATTAAAAAAACTCATCGACGAAGATGACCTGCGGGGCGTTACATCTAACCCGGCGATATTTGAAGAAGCTATTGCTAGGAGCAACGACTACTGGGATACTATCAAAACTTTGAGTCAATCTGGTAAGTCTACCGAAGAAATATTCTTAGCTGTAGCTATTGAGGACGTGCAAAATGCCGCGGATACTTTTCGGGAAGTTTATGAACAAACCCAAGCCCTGGATGGATACGTGAGTTTAGAAGTATCGCCTATTCTGGCGCTGAATACCGCCGGAACAATAACCGAAGCGCAAGCTTCCTGGGAAACTTTGAACCGGAAAAACGTGATGATCAAAGTGCCCGGCACCCCAGAAGGATTGCCCGCGATTACGCAACTTATCGGCCAAGGCATAAACATTAACGTTACTTTGCTGTTTAGCCTGGAGCGTTACCGGCAAGTAGCCGAAGCCTACGTAGCTGGTTTAGAGCAACGGGTACAAAAAGGCGAACCGGTGAGTGATGTAGCTTCCGTAGCCAGTTTCTTTCTAAGCCGCATTGATGCGCTGGTAGATCCCATGCTGGAGAAAGTAAAACAAGCAGGGGGCGAACACGCCACATTAGCCGAACAAATGTTAGGCAAAACTGCTATTGCGAGCGCCAAAATGGCTTACCAGATTTACAAGGAAGTATTTAATTCTGATAGGTTTAAAGTTTTAGCCGAGCAAGGTGCTAAACCGCAACGCTTGCTTTGGGCCAGTACCAGTACCAAAAACCCGGCTTATCGCGATGTAATGTACATTGAAGCTTTGATTGGGCCCGACACGGTAAATACCGTACCCATGGAAACCATGAATGCTTTCCGCGATCACGGCATTCCAGCAGCCCGATTAGAAGAAGGTACCGAAGAAGCCCGGAATCTCATTGCGCAATTACCGCAAGTAGGCGTTGATTTAGATGCGGTTACAAAGCAATTAGAAGAAGAAGGTATTCAAAAGTTTATCAAACCTTTTAACAGTTTAATGCAGGTTCTGGAAGAAAAACGAAAAGCAGCCGCTGCGGTATAATGAATGCGACGACAACTATAAAAGCTCTTTTTCTGGATATTGGCGGGGTTTTACTAACCAACGGTTGGGACCGTAAGGCCCGGAAGCGCGCGGCAGATACATTTAACCTGGATTACGAACAGCTCAACGAGCGGCACAACCTAACCTTTGATACTTACGAATCAGGTAAATTAAGTTTAGATGAGTACTTAAAACGAACTGTTTTTTACGAGAAAAGAGCGTACACTCCCCAGGAATTTACGCAATTTATCATGGATCAAACCGGGCCATATCCGGATATGATCAATTTAATGAAAGATTTAAAAAACCGGTATAGATTAAAAATTGCGGCAGTTAACAACGAAGGACGGGAATTAAATGAACATCGCGTTCGCCATTTCGGTTTACACCAGTTTATAGATATGTTTGTTTCCTCGTGCTACGTTCATTTTCGGAAACCGGATCAGGATATATTCCAGATGGCTTTAGACATTGCTCAGGTTTCACCCGAGCAAGTGGTGTATGTCGATGACCGGCCAATGTTTGTGCAGGTGGCCAGTAGCTTAGGTATGCATTGCATCCATCATACTGATTATGCGTTAACCAAGCAAGCTTTAGCTAAATTGGGATTGGTTTAAAAATTTTGCGAATTACTAAGTTAGAACTATTGCTTTAAAACACGCAGGTTGGTTTGGTAATATTTTTTTTAAATTTTTACCTGTGAACTCTCTTAACTCAAGAAAATATATAGCCTTTTATGGACAACACACAATACGATTTTGGCATGGTTGGTTTAGGCGTAATGGGCCGGAATTTACTTTTAAATATAGCCGATCACGGATTTGCCGTATCAGGATTGGATTTAGATCCGGTAAAAGCGTTAGCCCTGGAGAACGAAGCCGACAAAGGAAAACCGGTAAAAGGAACTACTAACGCCGAAGAATTTATTCAATCATTAAAACTACCCCGGGCATTAATGCTACTGGTGCCGGCAGGAAAACCCGTTGATTCGGCCATTGCCAGTTTATTGCCCTACCTGGCATCCGGCGACATTGTAATTGATGGCGGTAATTCCTACTTTCCGGATACGGACCGGCGGGTAGTAGCTTTGGCCGAGAAAGGTATTCACTTCTTTGGTATGGGCATTTCGGGGGGTGAAAAGGGCGCTCGTTTCGGACCCAGCATGATGCCCGGTGGCGACCGCCAGGCTTACGAACGACTGCGACCTATTTTTGAAGCAGTAGCCGCTAAAGTAAACGGCGAACCTTGCGTTACCTTTCTGGGCAATGGCTCCGCGGGTAATTACGTGAAAATGGTGCATAATGGCATTGAGTACGGCATTATGCAGCTCATCGCCGAAATCTACGATTTCATGAAACGTGGTCTGGGCTTGAGCGACGGTGCTTTGCAACAGGTATTCGCCGATTGGAATCAAACCGAAGTACAATCTTTTTTAATAGAGATAACCGGTGAAATTTTAAAAAAATTAGATGAAGTTACGGGTCAGCCTTTGGTAAACGTGATATCGGACCGGGCCCGCCAAAAAGGAACCGGAAAATGGACT
Proteins encoded in this window:
- a CDS encoding RpiB/LacA/LacB family sugar-phosphate isomerase; the encoded protein is MKIGIAADHAGFEQKQQLITQLRQAKYEVTDYGAHEYNAQDDYPDIIIPLAQAIASQEVERGIAVCGSGVGVSVAANKFAGVRAALITESYSAHQGVEHDDLNLLCLGGRVIGPMLIWEIVQAYLKAQFQKEERFHRRLDKVIALEKKNLS
- the tal gene encoding transaldolase, which translates into the protein MKSSLAQVSSFGQSIWLDYIRRNFIASGELKKLIDEDDLRGVTSNPAIFEEAIARSNDYWDTIKTLSQSGKSTEEIFLAVAIEDVQNAADTFREVYEQTQALDGYVSLEVSPILALNTAGTITEAQASWETLNRKNVMIKVPGTPEGLPAITQLIGQGININVTLLFSLERYRQVAEAYVAGLEQRVQKGEPVSDVASVASFFLSRIDALVDPMLEKVKQAGGEHATLAEQMLGKTAIASAKMAYQIYKEVFNSDRFKVLAEQGAKPQRLLWASTSTKNPAYRDVMYIEALIGPDTVNTVPMETMNAFRDHGIPAARLEEGTEEARNLIAQLPQVGVDLDAVTKQLEEEGIQKFIKPFNSLMQVLEEKRKAAAAV
- a CDS encoding HAD family hydrolase encodes the protein MNATTTIKALFLDIGGVLLTNGWDRKARKRAADTFNLDYEQLNERHNLTFDTYESGKLSLDEYLKRTVFYEKRAYTPQEFTQFIMDQTGPYPDMINLMKDLKNRYRLKIAAVNNEGRELNEHRVRHFGLHQFIDMFVSSCYVHFRKPDQDIFQMALDIAQVSPEQVVYVDDRPMFVQVASSLGMHCIHHTDYALTKQALAKLGLV
- the gndA gene encoding NADP-dependent phosphogluconate dehydrogenase, whose protein sequence is MDNTQYDFGMVGLGVMGRNLLLNIADHGFAVSGLDLDPVKALALENEADKGKPVKGTTNAEEFIQSLKLPRALMLLVPAGKPVDSAIASLLPYLASGDIVIDGGNSYFPDTDRRVVALAEKGIHFFGMGISGGEKGARFGPSMMPGGDRQAYERLRPIFEAVAAKVNGEPCVTFLGNGSAGNYVKMVHNGIEYGIMQLIAEIYDFMKRGLGLSDGALQQVFADWNQTEVQSFLIEITGEILKKLDEVTGQPLVNVISDRARQKGTGKWTSQNAMDLQVPLPTVDMAVTMRDLSAYKDERVLAAQQLGGITANNSGTEATEIINQLRSAFYFAMLVTYAQGFVQLRTASKAYNYELEMQEVAKIWRGGCIIRAACLEDIRQAFNTNSDLPNLLLDPNIGAALTQHQADVRAVVKLTVDKGIPMPALLTSLSYFDAYRSAVLPTNLIQAQRDYFGAHTYERIDQEGIFHTQWS